A region from the Pelagovum pacificum genome encodes:
- the rplC gene encoding 50S ribosomal protein L3 — MLRSGIIAKKVGMTRIFQEDGKQVPVTVLQLDKLQVVAQRTADRDGYTAVQLGCGTAKAKRTSAPMRGVFSKANVEPKRKIAEFRVAPENLIEVGEEITADHYFAGQFVDVSGTSIGKGFAGAMKRHNFGGLRATHGVSISHRSHGSTGQCQDPGKVFKGKKMAGHMGAARITTQNLQIVQTDAERGIIMVKGAVPGSKGGWVTIKDAVKKPIPDGVIYPAALKSAAEEAKKAAEEAAAAAEEEARLAEEARLAEEAAAQEAALQEAEADIEADKDAEANADSEKKEGEE; from the coding sequence ATGTTGCGCTCTGGAATCATCGCCAAGAAGGTCGGGATGACCCGTATCTTCCAGGAAGACGGCAAGCAGGTCCCCGTGACCGTCCTTCAGCTCGACAAGCTGCAGGTCGTCGCTCAGCGGACCGCGGACCGTGACGGCTATACCGCCGTTCAGCTCGGCTGTGGCACTGCCAAGGCCAAGCGGACCTCCGCGCCGATGCGTGGCGTCTTCTCGAAGGCCAATGTCGAACCGAAACGGAAGATCGCGGAATTCCGCGTCGCGCCGGAAAACCTCATCGAAGTGGGTGAGGAAATCACCGCTGACCACTACTTCGCGGGTCAGTTTGTCGACGTGTCCGGCACGTCGATCGGTAAAGGTTTCGCCGGTGCCATGAAGCGGCACAACTTCGGCGGCCTGCGCGCCACCCACGGTGTGTCGATCTCCCACCGGTCGCACGGCTCCACGGGGCAGTGTCAGGATCCGGGCAAGGTCTTCAAAGGCAAGAAAATGGCCGGTCATATGGGTGCTGCCCGTATCACCACCCAGAACCTGCAGATCGTCCAGACCGATGCCGAGCGCGGCATCATCATGGTCAAGGGCGCTGTGCCGGGCTCCAAGGGTGGCTGGGTCACCATCAAGGATGCGGTGAAGAAGCCGATCCCCGATGGCGTCATCTACCCCGCCGCGCTGAAGTCCGCTGCCGAGGAAGCGAAAAAGGCTGCTGAAGAAGCCGCCGCCGCCGCCGAGGAAGAAGCCCGCCTGGCCGAAGAGGCCCGTCTCGCCGAGGAAGCCGCCGCGCAGGAAGCTGCGCTGCAGGAAGCCGAGGCCGACATCGAAGCGGACAAGGACGCCGAAGCGAACGCTGACAGCGAGAAGAAGGAAGGCGAGGAATGA
- the rpsJ gene encoding 30S ribosomal protein S10: MQSQNIRIRLKAFDYRVLDASTQEIVQTAKRTGASVRGPIPLPNKIEKFTVLRGPHVDKKSRDQFEIRTHKRLLDIVDPTPQTVDALMKLDLAAGVDVEIKV; this comes from the coding sequence ATCCAGAGCCAGAATATCCGGATCCGGCTGAAGGCCTTCGATTACCGCGTGCTGGACGCCAGCACGCAGGAGATCGTCCAGACCGCGAAGCGCACCGGCGCTTCCGTCCGGGGCCCGATTCCGCTTCCGAACAAGATCGAGAAGTTCACGGTTCTCCGTGGCCCGCACGTCGACAAGAAATCCCGCGACCAGTTCGAGATCCGCACGCACAAGCGTCTTCTCGACATCGTGGACCCGACGCCCCAGACCGTGGACGCGCTGATGAAGCTCGACCTCGCCGCTGGCGTCGACGTCGAAATCAAGGTGTAA
- the tuf gene encoding elongation factor Tu: protein MAKEKFERSKPHCNIGTIGHVDHGKTTLTAAITKFFGEFRAYDQIDGAPEEKARGITISTAHVEYETENRHYAHVDCPGHADYVKNMITGAAQMDGAILVVNAADGPMPQTREHILLGRQVGIPAMVVFLNKVDQVDDEELLELVEMEVRELLSEYEFPGDDIPIVAGSALAALEGRDEAIGENKIRELMAAVDEYIPQPERAVDQPFLMPIEDVFSISGRGTVVTGRVERGVVNVGDELEIVGIKDTKKTTCTGVEMFRKLLDRGEAGDNIGALLRGIDREAVERGQVLCKPGSVKPHTKFEAEAYILTKDEGGRHTPFFTNYRPQFYFRTTDVTGTVSLAEGTEMVMPGDNVSFSVELIAPIAMEERLRFAIREGGRTVGSGVVSKIVE from the coding sequence ATGGCCAAGGAAAAGTTTGAACGCAGCAAGCCGCACTGCAACATCGGCACGATCGGTCACGTTGACCACGGCAAGACGACGCTGACGGCGGCGATCACGAAGTTTTTCGGCGAGTTCCGTGCGTATGACCAGATTGACGGCGCGCCCGAAGAGAAGGCCCGCGGGATCACGATCTCGACGGCGCACGTCGAGTACGAGACGGAGAACCGTCACTACGCGCACGTCGACTGCCCCGGCCACGCCGACTACGTGAAGAACATGATCACCGGTGCCGCGCAGATGGACGGCGCGATCCTCGTGGTGAACGCGGCCGACGGCCCGATGCCGCAGACGCGCGAGCACATCCTGCTCGGCCGTCAGGTCGGTATCCCGGCGATGGTGGTGTTCCTCAACAAGGTCGACCAGGTCGACGACGAGGAGCTGCTGGAGCTGGTCGAGATGGAAGTTCGCGAACTTCTGTCCGAGTACGAGTTCCCGGGCGACGACATTCCGATCGTGGCGGGCTCCGCGCTTGCCGCTCTGGAAGGCCGTGACGAAGCGATCGGCGAGAACAAGATCCGCGAGCTGATGGCGGCCGTGGACGAGTACATCCCGCAGCCCGAGCGCGCTGTCGACCAGCCGTTCCTGATGCCGATCGAGGACGTCTTCTCGATCTCCGGTCGTGGTACGGTCGTGACCGGCCGCGTCGAGCGTGGCGTCGTGAACGTTGGCGACGAACTCGAGATCGTCGGCATCAAGGACACCAAGAAGACGACCTGCACGGGCGTCGAGATGTTCCGCAAGCTGCTCGATCGCGGGGAAGCCGGCGACAACATCGGCGCGCTGCTGCGTGGTATCGACCGCGAAGCGGTTGAGCGTGGCCAGGTTCTCTGCAAGCCGGGTTCGGTGAAGCCGCACACGAAGTTCGAAGCGGAAGCCTACATCCTGACGAAGGACGAAGGTGGCCGTCACACGCCGTTCTTCACGAACTACCGCCCGCAGTTCTACTTCCGCACGACGGACGTGACCGGGACTGTGTCGCTGGCGGAAGGTACGGAGATGGTGATGCCGGGCGACAACGTGTCGTTCTCGGTCGAGCTGATCGCGCCGATCGCGATGGAAGAGCGCCTGCGCTTCGCCATCCGTGAAGGTGGCCGCACCGTCGGCTCCGGCGTCGTCTCCAAGATCGTCGAATAA
- the fusA gene encoding elongation factor G, whose amino-acid sequence MAREYTLDRYRNFGIMAHIDAGKTTTTERILYYTGKSHKIGEVHDGAATMDWMEQEQERGITITSAATTTFWFRTEDGKNPTGIYGDTPDEARFRFNIIDTPGHVDFTIEVERSLAVLDGAVCVLDANAGVEPQTETVWRQADRYKVPRIVYVNKMDKIGADFDNCVKMIKDRTGAIPAPIQFPIGAEDQLEGIVDLVTMKEWVWKGEDLGASWVITEIRDELKEKAESMRAELVELAVEQDDDAMEAYLEGNEPDLPTLRSLIRKGTLSLSFVPVLAGSAFKNKGVQPMLNAVIDYLPGPLDVPPYMGFSPDDETETRNIERRPGDEQPFAGLAFKIMNDPFVGSLTFTRIYSGLLEKGSSVMNSTKGKKERIGRMMMMHSNSREEIDWAGSGDIIAIAGLKDTTTGDTLCDSNKQVVLETMTYPEPVIEIAVEPKTKADQEKMSAGLQRLAAEDPSFKVETDFESGQTILKGMGELHLDIMVDRLKREFKVEANIGAPQVAYRETIGHEIEHTYTHKKQSGGSGQFAEVKLIISPTEPGEGYSFESRIVGGAVPKEYIPGVEKGIKSVMDSGPLAGFPVIDFKVALVDGKFHDVDSSVLAFEIASRMAMREGLRKAGAKLLEPIMRVEVVTPEEYTGGIIGDLTSRRGMVQGQDTRGNAIVIDSFVPLANMFGYINTLRSMSSGRAVFTMLFDHYEPVPQNISDEIQSKYA is encoded by the coding sequence ATGGCCCGCGAATACACCCTCGACCGCTACCGTAACTTCGGGATCATGGCGCACATCGACGCCGGCAAGACCACGACCACGGAGCGGATCCTTTACTACACCGGCAAGTCCCACAAGATCGGCGAAGTCCACGACGGCGCCGCCACGATGGACTGGATGGAGCAGGAGCAGGAACGCGGGATTACCATTACCTCCGCTGCGACGACCACTTTCTGGTTCCGCACCGAGGACGGCAAGAATCCGACCGGCATCTACGGTGACACGCCGGACGAAGCCCGCTTCCGGTTCAACATCATCGACACCCCCGGCCACGTTGACTTCACCATCGAAGTCGAGCGTTCGCTCGCCGTGCTCGACGGTGCCGTCTGCGTGCTCGACGCCAACGCCGGTGTCGAGCCCCAGACCGAAACCGTCTGGCGCCAGGCCGACCGCTACAAGGTTCCGCGGATCGTCTACGTCAACAAGATGGACAAGATCGGCGCGGACTTCGACAACTGCGTCAAGATGATCAAGGACCGCACCGGTGCCATCCCGGCCCCGATCCAGTTCCCGATCGGCGCGGAAGACCAGCTCGAAGGCATCGTCGACCTCGTCACGATGAAGGAGTGGGTCTGGAAAGGCGAAGACCTCGGCGCGTCCTGGGTCATCACCGAGATCCGTGACGAGCTGAAGGAAAAGGCCGAGTCCATGCGCGCCGAACTCGTCGAGCTTGCCGTCGAGCAGGACGATGACGCGATGGAAGCCTACCTCGAAGGCAACGAGCCCGACCTGCCGACCCTTCGGTCCCTGATCCGCAAGGGCACGCTGTCGCTCTCCTTCGTTCCGGTCCTCGCGGGCTCCGCGTTCAAGAACAAGGGCGTGCAGCCCATGCTCAACGCGGTCATCGACTACCTGCCGGGTCCCCTCGACGTTCCGCCCTACATGGGCTTCTCCCCGGACGACGAGACGGAAACCCGCAACATCGAGCGTCGCCCCGGTGACGAGCAGCCCTTCGCCGGCCTCGCGTTCAAGATCATGAACGACCCGTTCGTCGGCTCGCTGACCTTCACCCGCATTTACTCGGGCCTGCTCGAGAAGGGCAGCTCGGTCATGAACTCGACCAAGGGCAAGAAAGAGCGCATCGGTCGTATGATGATGATGCACTCGAACTCCCGGGAAGAGATCGACTGGGCGGGTTCGGGCGACATCATCGCCATCGCCGGCCTCAAGGACACGACCACCGGTGACACGCTCTGCGACTCCAACAAGCAGGTCGTGCTCGAGACGATGACCTACCCGGAGCCGGTGATCGAAATCGCCGTCGAGCCGAAGACCAAGGCCGACCAGGAGAAGATGTCCGCCGGCCTTCAGCGGCTCGCCGCCGAGGACCCGTCCTTCAAGGTCGAGACCGACTTCGAGAGCGGCCAGACCATCCTGAAGGGCATGGGCGAACTTCACCTCGACATCATGGTCGACCGCCTCAAGCGGGAGTTCAAGGTCGAGGCGAACATCGGTGCGCCGCAGGTGGCCTATCGCGAGACCATCGGTCACGAGATCGAGCACACCTACACCCACAAGAAACAGTCGGGTGGTTCGGGCCAGTTCGCCGAGGTCAAGCTCATCATCTCGCCGACAGAGCCGGGCGAAGGCTACTCCTTCGAGTCCCGCATCGTTGGTGGTGCCGTGCCGAAGGAATACATCCCCGGCGTCGAGAAGGGCATCAAGTCGGTCATGGACTCCGGTCCGCTTGCCGGTTTCCCGGTCATCGACTTCAAGGTCGCCCTCGTGGACGGCAAGTTCCACGACGTGGACTCGAGCGTCCTGGCGTTCGAAATCGCGTCGCGGATGGCCATGCGCGAAGGTCTCCGCAAGGCCGGCGCCAAGCTGCTCGAGCCGATCATGCGGGTCGAGGTCGTGACGCCCGAGGAATACACCGGTGGCATCATCGGCGACCTCACCTCGCGGCGCGGTATGGTTCAGGGTCAGGACACCCGCGGCAACGCGATCGTCATCGACTCCTTCGTGCCGCTGGCCAACATGTTCGGCTACATCAACACGCTGCGCTCGATGTCCTCGGGTCGTGCCGTGTTCACCATGCTCTTCGATCACTACGAGCCGGTGCCGCAGAACATCTCCGACGAGATCCAGTCCAAGTACGCATGA
- the rpsG gene encoding 30S ribosomal protein S7, whose translation MSRRHAAEKREVLPDAKFGDRVLTKFMNNLMIDGKKSVAEKIVYNAFDRVEGRLKKAPVEVFHEALDNVKPSVEVRSRRVGGATYQVPVEVRPERREALAIRWLIAAAKSRNENTMEERLAGELVDAVQGRGTAVKKREDTHKMADANRAFSHYRW comes from the coding sequence ATGTCCCGTCGTCACGCTGCAGAGAAGCGCGAAGTTCTCCCCGACGCCAAGTTCGGCGATCGTGTGCTCACCAAGTTCATGAACAACCTCATGATCGACGGCAAGAAGTCGGTCGCAGAGAAGATCGTCTACAACGCGTTCGATCGCGTTGAGGGTCGTCTCAAGAAGGCTCCGGTCGAAGTGTTCCACGAAGCGCTCGACAACGTGAAGCCCTCCGTCGAGGTTCGCTCCCGCCGGGTCGGCGGCGCCACCTACCAGGTGCCGGTCGAAGTCCGCCCCGAGCGTCGTGAAGCGCTCGCGATCCGCTGGCTCATCGCCGCCGCGAAGTCGCGCAACGAGAACACGATGGAAGAGCGCCTCGCAGGCGAGCTGGTCGATGCGGTCCAGGGCCGCGGCACCGCCGTCAAGAAGCGTGAAGACACCCACAAGATGGCCGACGCCAACCGCGCGTTCAGCCACTACCGCTGGTAA
- the rpsL gene encoding 30S ribosomal protein S12 has product MPTIQQLIRKPRQPKVKRSKSMHLEQCPQKRGVCTRVYTTTPKKPNSAMRKVAKVRLTNGYEVISYIPGESHNLQEHSVVLIRGGRVKDLPGVRYHILRGVLDTQGVKDRKQRRSKYGAKRPK; this is encoded by the coding sequence ATGCCAACGATCCAACAGCTGATCCGCAAGCCGCGGCAGCCGAAAGTCAAACGCTCCAAGTCCATGCACCTGGAACAGTGCCCGCAGAAGCGCGGCGTCTGTACCCGGGTCTACACCACCACGCCGAAGAAGCCGAACTCGGCTATGCGTAAGGTGGCCAAGGTGCGTCTCACCAACGGCTACGAGGTCATCAGCTACATTCCGGGCGAGAGCCACAACCTTCAGGAGCACTCCGTTGTCCTGATCCGTGGCGGCCGTGTGAAAGACCTTCCCGGTGTCCGTTACCACATCCTTCGCGGCGTCCTCGACACCCAGGGTGTCAAGGACCGTAAACAGCGCCGCTCCAAGTACGGCGCGAAGCGTCCGAAGTAA
- a CDS encoding glycosyltransferase — protein MSAIQVLGLCRFSYPSAPGGFEDHAMDMDAVRAKLYEPSRLELRFLWFEHVALPSMRRQTDPDFTLVVLAGDHLPAPYRARLEALLADVPQAKLEIMPEGEQHRFACRRAMLAHRNPDAKAVAEFRLDDDDAVAEIFVERARLVFRHVRQLFDMRPRVTVDFCRGVVLRATGDGVVLRPVIAQHWTPALITYRAPDDQMSLLDALHTRLWKGMPQLTMPFPPMYVRGSHEVNESEIDRRWDRIETWKAEPDDLRTLLAESFGIDLPGMETALDTLLRKR, from the coding sequence ATGTCGGCTATCCAGGTCCTTGGGCTTTGCAGGTTTTCCTACCCCTCGGCCCCGGGCGGTTTCGAAGATCACGCGATGGACATGGATGCCGTCCGTGCGAAGCTCTACGAGCCGTCGCGCCTGGAGCTTCGCTTCCTCTGGTTCGAGCATGTCGCGCTGCCGAGCATGCGTCGCCAGACCGATCCCGACTTCACTCTGGTGGTTCTCGCCGGGGATCACTTGCCGGCACCGTACCGCGCCCGGCTGGAGGCGCTGCTGGCCGATGTGCCGCAGGCGAAGCTCGAGATCATGCCGGAGGGAGAGCAGCACCGCTTCGCCTGCCGCCGTGCGATGCTGGCGCACCGGAACCCGGACGCCAAGGCCGTCGCGGAGTTCAGGCTCGACGACGACGATGCTGTCGCGGAGATCTTTGTCGAGCGCGCAAGGCTGGTCTTCCGTCACGTCCGGCAGCTCTTCGACATGCGCCCGCGAGTGACGGTCGATTTCTGCCGCGGCGTCGTGCTGCGCGCGACGGGGGATGGGGTGGTCCTGCGCCCGGTGATCGCACAGCACTGGACGCCGGCGCTCATCACCTATCGGGCGCCAGACGACCAGATGAGCCTGCTCGACGCCCTTCATACAAGGCTGTGGAAGGGCATGCCTCAGTTGACGATGCCGTTCCCACCGATGTACGTGCGTGGAAGCCACGAGGTCAACGAGAGCGAGATCGACCGTCGCTGGGACCGGATCGAAACCTGGAAGGCCGAACCGGACGACCTCAGGACGTTGCTCGCTGAATCGTTCGGCATCGATCTGCCGGGGATGGAGACGGCGCTCGACACACTCTTGCGGAAGCGTTGA
- a CDS encoding DMT family transporter, with product MTLSDNMRGALLMVAAMTCFTLNDACLKSLSDGMSAMQAIFMRGIVTSTLLAIAAWKLGAFSVPVSRHDKGLIVLRCVAEAGAAWFFLTALFHMPLGDLTAILQALPLAVTLGSALVFKEPVGWRRMSAILAGFLGVLLIVRPGSDVFSIYSVYGVATVLCATVRDLATRRLSKEVHTMNVTFWTALIVTLFALVVGFGQEWVRPSAGQLGLIGLAALLVLAAYLTIIMAVRVGEIAFVAPFRYTGLVVAIIAGLVIFGDFPDALTWIGSAIVVGSGLFAFWRERRLAIPRRGIPRPNVPPR from the coding sequence ATGACACTGTCGGACAACATGCGCGGTGCGCTTCTGATGGTCGCCGCGATGACCTGCTTCACGCTCAACGATGCGTGTCTCAAGTCTTTGTCCGACGGGATGTCGGCGATGCAGGCGATCTTCATGCGCGGGATCGTCACCTCGACCCTGCTTGCCATCGCGGCATGGAAGCTCGGCGCGTTCAGTGTGCCGGTGAGCCGCCACGACAAGGGCCTGATCGTCCTACGTTGCGTCGCCGAGGCCGGCGCAGCGTGGTTCTTCCTGACAGCGCTGTTCCACATGCCGCTCGGCGATCTGACGGCGATCCTGCAGGCACTGCCGCTCGCCGTGACGCTCGGAAGTGCGCTGGTCTTCAAGGAGCCGGTCGGCTGGCGCCGGATGAGCGCGATCCTCGCCGGCTTCCTTGGCGTTCTGCTGATCGTCCGCCCCGGCAGCGACGTCTTCAGCATCTACTCGGTCTACGGCGTGGCGACCGTGCTCTGCGCCACGGTGCGCGATCTCGCGACGCGCAGACTCTCGAAGGAGGTCCACACGATGAACGTGACCTTCTGGACCGCGCTGATCGTCACGCTGTTCGCTCTTGTCGTCGGCTTCGGGCAGGAATGGGTTCGACCGAGTGCCGGCCAGCTCGGCCTCATCGGGTTGGCGGCGTTGCTGGTGCTGGCGGCTTACCTGACGATCATCATGGCCGTAAGGGTGGGCGAAATCGCCTTCGTCGCGCCGTTCCGCTACACCGGACTGGTTGTCGCGATCATCGCCGGGCTGGTGATCTTCGGCGACTTCCCCGACGCTCTCACGTGGATCGGCAGCGCGATCGTCGTCGGCTCCGGCCTGTTCGCCTTCTGGCGCGAGCGGCGGCTGGCAATTCCACGCCGTGGCATTCCTCGCCCCAACGTGCCTCCGCGCTGA
- a CDS encoding GFA family protein has translation MPYTTYHASCHCGDVRFEADVDLSAGTTKCNCTYCFKNRYWSLSVFPDRFREIASPNVAKSGSLTPGRCARCGVLTFARVTATDWNPVDHVAISVAAFDDIDPTDLASAPVTHCDGLHDNWWAAPAEVRHL, from the coding sequence ATGCCCTACACCACCTACCACGCAAGCTGCCATTGCGGCGACGTCCGCTTCGAAGCGGATGTCGACCTCTCTGCCGGCACCACCAAGTGCAACTGCACCTACTGTTTCAAGAACCGCTACTGGAGCCTGAGCGTTTTTCCGGACCGCTTTAGGGAAATCGCGTCTCCGAACGTCGCGAAGTCCGGGTCCCTCACGCCGGGCCGATGCGCCAGATGCGGCGTCCTGACCTTCGCGAGGGTCACAGCGACTGACTGGAATCCGGTGGATCATGTGGCGATCAGCGTCGCTGCATTCGACGACATCGACCCCACGGACCTTGCCAGTGCTCCCGTCACGCATTGCGACGGGCTGCACGACAATTGGTGGGCTGCTCCGGCAGAGGTGCGCCACCTCTGA
- a CDS encoding acylphosphatase, with protein sequence MDVRVTGRVQGVSYRAWTKSEAEKAGLSGWVRNHGDGSVVAHFEGSAAALAEMKRHLYSGPAASQVEHVIAVDTEPQNISGFEIRETLGA encoded by the coding sequence ATGGACGTAAGAGTAACCGGGCGCGTGCAGGGGGTATCCTACCGCGCCTGGACCAAATCCGAGGCGGAGAAGGCCGGTCTGTCCGGCTGGGTTCGCAATCATGGCGACGGCAGCGTTGTCGCCCACTTCGAAGGCAGCGCAGCCGCGCTCGCCGAGATGAAGCGCCACCTCTACAGCGGCCCCGCCGCCAGCCAGGTGGAGCACGTTATCGCCGTCGACACGGAGCCGCAGAACATCTCGGGGTTCGAGATCCGCGAGACGCTCGGCGCCTGA